From the Maioricimonas rarisocia genome, one window contains:
- a CDS encoding sugar phosphate isomerase/epimerase family protein — MIPSAVTISLVEAARGGPFVYWDDLEAAIREAKELGFDAVELFAPGPDAVDVEQVKGLLTETGLKMAAVGTGAGMVLHRLSLTAVSEDQRTKAKDFVRSMIDFGAAFDAPAIIGSMQGRWGDGLERDAALGFLGNALVELGEHAKQYNVPLIYEPLNRYETNLCNTMAQGVALLESRNITNVVLLADLFHMNIEEVGIADGLRDGGQHIGHVHFVDSNRRPAGCGHMDYAPIVAALKEIGYDGYASAEAFPWPDPSAAARQTIESYRKYFGAM; from the coding sequence ATGATTCCCTCTGCCGTCACGATCAGTCTTGTCGAAGCCGCTCGCGGTGGGCCATTCGTTTACTGGGACGACCTCGAAGCAGCGATTCGCGAAGCGAAGGAACTCGGATTCGACGCGGTGGAACTGTTCGCCCCCGGCCCGGACGCCGTCGACGTCGAACAGGTGAAGGGGCTGCTCACCGAGACCGGTCTGAAGATGGCGGCCGTCGGTACGGGTGCCGGCATGGTGCTGCACCGCCTCAGCCTGACAGCCGTCAGTGAAGATCAGCGGACCAAAGCAAAGGACTTCGTCCGTTCGATGATCGACTTCGGAGCCGCCTTTGACGCGCCGGCGATCATCGGTTCGATGCAGGGACGCTGGGGAGACGGTCTGGAGCGCGATGCGGCACTGGGATTCCTCGGGAACGCGCTTGTCGAACTGGGGGAACACGCGAAGCAGTACAACGTCCCGCTGATCTACGAGCCGCTCAACCGCTACGAGACCAACCTCTGCAACACGATGGCCCAGGGGGTGGCCCTGCTCGAATCGCGGAATATCACGAACGTCGTTCTGCTCGCCGACCTGTTCCATATGAACATCGAAGAGGTCGGCATCGCGGATGGTCTGCGTGACGGCGGACAGCATATCGGACATGTGCACTTCGTCGACTCAAATCGCCGGCCGGCCGGTTGCGGGCACATGGACTACGCTCCGATCGTCGCGGCCCTGAAGGAGATCGGCTACGACGGCTACGCCTCCGCCGAAGCGTTCCCCTGGCCTGATCCGTCGGCAGCCGCCCGTCAGACGATCGAATCGTACCGCAAGTACTTCGGGGCCATGTGA
- a CDS encoding 3-keto-disaccharide hydrolase, producing MTVLRLALASFVLLSLLALPVPAQETESSGKWIQLFNGKNLDDWQIKIRGYELGDNFGDTFRIEDGLLKVRYDAYDNFDARFGHIFYKQPFSHYRLRVEYRFVHDQVPGGPGWAFRNSGLMLHGESPETMAVDQDFPASIEVQLLGGGGTGSRTTANLCTPGTNVVMDDKLVLRHCTSSKSKTYHGDQWVTVEIEVRGSEVIRHVIDGDVVLEYQKPQLDERDAHAKELAEKAGGLLLEEGTISLQSESHPVDFRKVELLPLEPTEE from the coding sequence GTGACCGTACTTCGCCTCGCTTTGGCTTCGTTCGTACTGCTTTCGCTCCTTGCGCTGCCGGTGCCCGCGCAGGAGACGGAGAGTTCCGGCAAGTGGATCCAGCTCTTCAACGGCAAGAATCTGGATGACTGGCAGATCAAGATTCGCGGCTACGAACTGGGTGATAACTTCGGCGACACGTTCCGCATCGAGGACGGACTGCTCAAGGTTCGCTACGACGCCTACGACAACTTCGATGCCCGCTTCGGCCACATCTTCTACAAGCAGCCGTTCTCGCACTATCGGCTTCGAGTCGAGTACCGTTTCGTGCACGATCAGGTACCGGGCGGTCCCGGCTGGGCGTTCCGCAACAGCGGTCTGATGCTGCACGGCGAGTCGCCCGAGACCATGGCGGTCGATCAGGATTTCCCGGCTTCGATTGAAGTGCAGCTTCTCGGCGGCGGCGGAACCGGTTCGCGGACCACCGCCAACCTCTGCACGCCTGGCACCAATGTCGTGATGGACGACAAGCTGGTCCTGCGTCACTGCACCAGCTCGAAGTCGAAGACGTACCATGGCGACCAGTGGGTGACCGTCGAGATTGAAGTTCGTGGCAGCGAAGTGATCCGGCACGTCATCGATGGCGATGTCGTCCTGGAGTACCAGAAGCCCCAACTGGACGAACGGGACGCGCACGCGAAGGAACTGGCTGAGAAAGCGGGCGGCCTGCTGCTCGAGGAAGGCACGATCTCGCTGCAGTCGGAGAGCCATCCGGTTGACTTCCGCAAGGTTGAGCTGCTGCCGCTGGAGCCGACGGAGGAGTAG
- a CDS encoding NRAMP family divalent metal transporter: MASDSRADHDTLAPAFDPAATDAVQDPPRTFGKTLRQLGPGLIIAGSIVGSGELIATTKTGAQAGIALLWLIIIGCVIKVFVQVELGRHSITHGETSLAALDTVPGPRLRVNWVLWIWLVMMLAAIAQLGGIVGGVGQSLAIAFPITGDYQKAILVPAEDELQSYLGWKDDLDGDRAKFEALSDRQQERVQRGQAAMEKRLDVLGSLADDVLGKVRAGEKLVDPHTVDDRYWAAAAALVTVMLLYNGRYRLIQTIATVLVISFTFITMGNVYKLQSTEQWHIPLSEMLRGMTFGLPEAREGIDPLMTALATFGIIGVGATELISYPYWCIEKGYARYTGRRSDDDAWAVRARGWMRVMQIDAFFSMIVYTVATLAFFLMGVAVLYSEGLDPDGMRMVSTLATAYVPVFGEHAKWLFLLGAIAVLYSTFLVALAGQTRIYTDALKLWGFLDKHDQKQHDRSVSAFGVILPLICLTLYWSGINPVSAVLLSGTMQAIMLPVIGFSAIYFRRTKSDPRLAPSRLWDAMLVVSCIGLLIAGAWGLYSRLAPYLG, encoded by the coding sequence ATGGCCTCCGATTCCCGCGCCGATCACGACACGCTTGCGCCCGCATTCGATCCTGCCGCGACCGACGCGGTTCAGGATCCTCCCCGGACCTTCGGGAAGACGTTGCGGCAATTGGGCCCGGGACTGATCATCGCAGGGAGCATCGTCGGCTCCGGTGAACTGATCGCGACCACCAAGACCGGCGCTCAGGCCGGCATCGCGCTGCTGTGGCTGATCATCATCGGCTGCGTCATCAAGGTGTTCGTTCAGGTCGAACTGGGCCGGCACTCGATCACGCACGGCGAAACGTCGCTGGCCGCGCTGGACACTGTGCCAGGTCCGCGGCTCCGCGTGAACTGGGTGCTCTGGATCTGGCTGGTGATGATGCTCGCCGCCATCGCCCAACTTGGTGGAATCGTCGGCGGCGTCGGCCAGTCGCTCGCCATCGCGTTCCCCATCACCGGCGACTACCAGAAGGCCATTCTCGTTCCGGCCGAAGACGAGCTGCAGAGCTACCTCGGCTGGAAGGATGACCTCGACGGCGATCGGGCGAAGTTCGAGGCCCTCTCGGACCGGCAACAGGAGCGGGTCCAGCGTGGCCAGGCGGCGATGGAGAAGCGACTCGACGTGCTCGGAAGCCTGGCAGACGACGTACTCGGTAAAGTGCGTGCCGGCGAAAAACTTGTCGACCCCCATACGGTCGATGACCGATATTGGGCGGCCGCGGCGGCACTGGTGACGGTCATGCTGCTGTACAACGGTCGTTACCGGCTCATCCAGACGATCGCGACCGTGCTGGTCATCAGTTTCACGTTCATCACGATGGGCAACGTCTACAAGCTGCAGTCGACCGAGCAGTGGCACATCCCGCTTTCCGAGATGCTTCGCGGCATGACGTTCGGACTTCCTGAGGCACGGGAAGGGATCGACCCGCTGATGACCGCGCTCGCCACCTTCGGCATCATCGGGGTGGGAGCCACCGAACTGATCTCGTACCCCTACTGGTGCATCGAGAAGGGGTACGCAAGATACACGGGTCGACGCTCTGACGACGACGCCTGGGCGGTCCGTGCCCGCGGCTGGATGCGCGTTATGCAGATCGACGCGTTCTTCTCGATGATCGTCTACACCGTCGCGACGCTCGCGTTCTTCCTGATGGGCGTGGCCGTCCTGTACAGCGAAGGACTCGACCCGGACGGCATGCGGATGGTCAGCACGCTGGCCACCGCCTACGTGCCCGTCTTTGGAGAGCACGCCAAGTGGCTGTTTCTGCTGGGGGCGATTGCGGTGCTGTATTCGACGTTTCTCGTCGCGCTCGCCGGGCAGACGCGTATCTACACCGACGCCCTGAAGCTCTGGGGCTTCCTCGACAAGCACGATCAGAAGCAGCACGACCGTTCGGTCTCGGCCTTTGGCGTGATCCTGCCGCTGATCTGCCTGACGCTTTACTGGTCGGGGATCAATCCCGTGAGTGCGGTTCTGCTATCGGGGACCATGCAGGCGATCATGCTGCCGGTGATTGGTTTCAGCGCGATCTACTTCCGACGCACGAAATCGGACCCGCGGCTGGCCCCCTCACGTCTATGGGACGCGATGCTCGTCGTCTCATGCATCGGGCTGCTCATCGCGGGGGCCTGGGGACTCTACTCGCGACTGGCACCGTACCTGGGCTGA
- a CDS encoding TadE/TadG family type IV pilus assembly protein, which translates to MSRQPHRSTVRGVGQLVVDVALLLPVFVILTCGLVEFSRAVAVHQAMQETVNDASATDDLRVSDVDLERSVRASAADTLGVETDQVNIDSDGSVVTVALQAETISEGPVSFLAGTSISARTASGQ; encoded by the coding sequence ATGTCCCGCCAACCCCATCGGTCGACCGTTCGCGGCGTCGGCCAGCTTGTTGTCGATGTCGCGCTGCTGCTACCCGTTTTCGTCATCCTCACCTGCGGCCTTGTCGAGTTCAGCCGCGCGGTCGCTGTCCATCAGGCGATGCAGGAAACGGTCAACGACGCCAGCGCGACGGATGACCTTCGCGTTTCCGATGTGGACCTCGAGCGTTCCGTCCGGGCGTCGGCGGCCGACACCCTCGGAGTCGAAACCGATCAGGTCAACATCGACTCGGACGGTTCAGTCGTCACCGTTGCCCTGCAGGCCGAGACAATCAGCGAGGGGCCGGTCAGCTTTCTTGCTGGAACGTCGATCTCGGCACGCACCGCAAGCGGGCAGTGA
- a CDS encoding FHA domain-containing serine/threonine-protein kinase, whose product MPASTRTFANILERSDLLSPQQLEEAARIAARPLGDRAIAQQLVQRGLLTPFQAEEILAGRYRRLRIADYVLTGLIGVGGMGSVFRAQDREQNREVALKVLSERFKHDSGMQARLRLEAQAGMRLDHPNLLKVFDQGQTDDVFGEVDYLVMELFEGIALHELVGFYGPLPSSMACDLICQAAAGLEAMHQVGMVHRDVKPENLLIDCHGQVRIIDYGLAIAHEMSFDDEFSLAMIFGHDCPGTADYMAPEQFTDGLSADARADIYALGCTLFGALCACRPFRAGSRTAFRRAHQESPRPNVAQYAESIPPELNAIVLKMMAVDREQRFDSMQEVVEALKPFGKRKPIDFDFEKLTKKRISIARKKEERRRSGSGGVGSGAKSSSASRSTASTTQANRPTELPRIASITASADSSPVVLRDRPSAPLQPDTAAQQADRLVQTLRVSDAAAKAQNARLVFTDGRTVLLHKAVCEIGRSTSCEVCLDVADLSAQHCRIWFDGRTWMLADLDSKNGTQLNGEPVKSVTLAPNDVVQLGGVTTFRFERETPQTASGSGWLIAAIVALLGVAGAAWWLLGQ is encoded by the coding sequence ATGCCTGCCTCGACACGCACTTTCGCAAACATCCTCGAACGGAGCGATCTGCTCTCCCCGCAGCAGCTGGAAGAGGCGGCTCGCATTGCAGCCCGTCCGCTGGGGGATCGCGCCATCGCTCAGCAACTGGTCCAGCGGGGCCTGCTGACCCCATTCCAGGCGGAAGAGATCCTGGCGGGTCGCTATCGCCGCCTCCGCATCGCCGACTACGTCCTGACGGGACTGATCGGCGTCGGCGGAATGGGCTCGGTCTTTCGAGCACAGGACCGGGAGCAGAACCGGGAAGTGGCACTGAAGGTCCTCTCGGAACGGTTCAAGCATGACTCGGGAATGCAGGCTCGTCTGCGTCTCGAGGCCCAGGCGGGAATGCGGCTCGATCACCCGAATCTGCTGAAGGTCTTCGACCAGGGGCAGACCGACGACGTCTTTGGCGAGGTGGACTACCTCGTCATGGAACTGTTCGAGGGCATTGCCCTGCACGAACTGGTCGGCTTCTACGGACCGCTCCCCAGCTCGATGGCCTGTGACCTGATCTGTCAGGCAGCCGCCGGTCTGGAAGCCATGCATCAGGTGGGCATGGTCCACCGGGACGTCAAACCGGAGAACCTGCTGATCGACTGCCACGGGCAGGTCCGGATCATCGATTACGGCCTGGCGATCGCTCACGAGATGAGTTTCGACGACGAGTTCTCGCTGGCGATGATCTTCGGGCATGACTGTCCCGGTACCGCCGACTACATGGCTCCCGAACAGTTCACCGACGGTCTGTCGGCAGACGCCCGCGCAGACATTTACGCGCTGGGGTGCACGTTGTTCGGCGCGTTGTGCGCATGCCGGCCTTTCCGCGCCGGATCGCGTACGGCGTTTCGGCGGGCTCACCAGGAAAGCCCGCGTCCCAACGTCGCCCAGTACGCCGAATCGATTCCGCCGGAACTCAACGCCATCGTCCTGAAGATGATGGCCGTCGATCGCGAGCAGCGGTTCGATTCGATGCAGGAGGTCGTCGAGGCTCTCAAACCGTTCGGAAAGCGGAAGCCGATCGATTTCGACTTCGAGAAACTGACGAAGAAGCGAATCTCGATCGCCCGCAAGAAGGAAGAACGACGTCGCAGTGGTTCCGGCGGCGTGGGTTCCGGCGCGAAGAGCAGTTCGGCCTCCCGGTCGACGGCTTCGACGACGCAGGCGAACCGGCCAACGGAACTGCCCCGGATCGCCTCCATCACGGCGAGCGCCGACAGCAGCCCGGTCGTTCTCCGTGATCGACCGTCAGCACCACTCCAGCCGGACACCGCCGCGCAACAGGCAGATCGCCTCGTGCAGACGCTGCGGGTCAGCGATGCCGCCGCCAAAGCCCAGAACGCCCGCCTGGTATTCACCGACGGCCGGACGGTCCTGCTGCACAAAGCTGTCTGCGAGATCGGACGCTCGACCAGCTGCGAGGTCTGCCTCGATGTCGCCGACCTGTCGGCTCAGCATTGCCGCATCTGGTTCGATGGCCGCACGTGGATGCTGGCCGATCTCGACAGCAAGAACGGCACGCAGCTCAATGGGGAGCCGGTCAAGTCGGTGACGCTGGCCCCGAACGACGTTGTTCAGCTGGGGGGCGTGACCACCTTCCGTTTCGAACGGGAGACTCCGCAGACGGCTTCCGGCTCCGGCTGGCTGATCGCAGCAATCGTCGCCCTGCTCGGCGTGGCGGGTGCCGCCTGGTGGCTGCTGGGACAGTAG
- a CDS encoding helix-turn-helix domain-containing protein produces the protein MATTADTPEPAVSALCRRIRELRSERDWTLEQLSRASGVSRSMLSQIERNQANPTLAVALRIAQAFGLTIGELMGEAATGSTLEVIRAADNRHNYRSDETCSIRTLSPLHLEKDVEFYEVRLAPRGTLDSAAHFRGTREFLTVTRGKVRVRSGNDASELETGDSVNYPADVPHSIENTGRGEAVLFLVVIYR, from the coding sequence ATGGCCACCACTGCCGATACCCCCGAACCGGCCGTCTCCGCATTGTGCCGACGGATCCGTGAACTCCGCAGCGAGCGGGACTGGACGCTCGAGCAGCTCTCCCGTGCCAGCGGCGTGAGCCGTTCGATGCTCAGCCAGATCGAGCGCAATCAGGCGAACCCGACGCTGGCGGTCGCTTTGCGCATCGCTCAGGCGTTCGGACTGACCATCGGCGAGCTGATGGGAGAAGCTGCGACCGGTTCGACGCTGGAGGTGATCCGGGCCGCTGACAACCGGCACAACTACCGGTCCGACGAGACCTGCAGCATCCGCACGCTCTCGCCGCTGCACCTGGAGAAGGACGTCGAGTTTTACGAGGTGCGGCTCGCTCCGCGAGGAACCCTCGACAGTGCCGCCCACTTCCGGGGAACGCGCGAGTTTCTGACGGTCACGCGCGGGAAGGTTCGTGTGCGGTCGGGCAACGATGCGAGCGAACTCGAGACTGGAGATTCGGTCAACTACCCCGCCGACGTTCCACATTCCATCGAGAACACCGGCCGCGGCGAGGCGGTGCTGTTTCTCGTGGTGATTTATCGGTAG
- the tdh gene encoding L-threonine 3-dehydrogenase: MKALVKKHARPGLWLEDVPEPEIGVNDVLIKVDRTGICGTDLHIEMWDDWAQKTIPVPMVVGHEFVGEIVEVGSNVHDFFPGEIVSGEGHVVCGHCRNCLAGRRHLCADTMGIGVNRPGAFAEYISVPMSNVWHHSPEIDLDIASIFDPFGNAVHTALSFDVLGEDVLITGAGPIGCMATAICQYAGARYVVVTDVNPYRLDLARTMGATRVVDVRNERVADVQKELGMKEGFDVGLEMSGNENAFREMLENMCHGGKIAMLGIPDHEIPIDWNTVIFNMLTIKGIYGREMYETWYKMTVMVQGGLDIAPVITHRFHASEFQKGFDAMRSGECGKVILDWKEM; this comes from the coding sequence ATGAAAGCGCTGGTGAAAAAGCATGCACGTCCGGGCCTGTGGCTCGAAGACGTCCCCGAACCGGAAATCGGCGTCAATGACGTGCTGATCAAGGTCGACCGGACCGGGATCTGCGGCACCGACCTGCACATCGAAATGTGGGACGACTGGGCGCAGAAAACCATTCCGGTGCCGATGGTCGTCGGGCACGAGTTCGTCGGCGAGATCGTCGAGGTCGGATCGAACGTACACGACTTCTTCCCGGGTGAGATCGTCAGCGGTGAGGGGCACGTCGTCTGCGGGCACTGCCGCAACTGTCTGGCCGGTCGCCGGCACCTCTGTGCCGACACGATGGGGATCGGCGTCAATCGCCCCGGCGCGTTCGCCGAGTACATCTCCGTCCCGATGAGCAACGTCTGGCATCACTCCCCCGAGATCGATCTCGACATTGCCTCGATCTTCGACCCGTTCGGCAATGCGGTCCATACCGCCCTGTCGTTCGATGTGCTTGGCGAGGATGTGCTGATTACCGGCGCCGGGCCGATCGGCTGCATGGCGACGGCCATCTGCCAGTACGCCGGGGCCCGCTACGTCGTCGTGACGGACGTGAATCCATACCGGCTGGATCTGGCTCGCACGATGGGAGCGACTCGCGTCGTCGACGTGCGCAACGAACGGGTCGCGGACGTGCAGAAAGAGCTGGGCATGAAGGAAGGGTTCGATGTCGGTCTCGAGATGTCCGGCAACGAGAACGCCTTCCGCGAGATGCTCGAGAACATGTGCCACGGCGGGAAGATCGCCATGCTCGGGATCCCCGATCACGAGATTCCGATCGACTGGAACACGGTCATCTTCAACATGCTTACGATCAAGGGGATCTACGGGCGTGAGATGTACGAGACGTGGTACAAGATGACGGTGATGGTCCAGGGAGGCCTCGACATCGCGCCGGTCATCACGCACCGGTTTCATGCGTCCGAATTCCAGAAGGGATTCGACGCGATGCGCTCCGGTGAATGTGGCAAGGTGATTCTCGACTGGAAGGAAATGTAG